The Actinomycetota bacterium sequence CGACCACGCTGCCCGGCCTGGAGTGGCGCCGCGTCATCGTCCCCCACACCGTGGCCACCGCCGGCCCACTCCGGTTGGAGGTCGTGGCCGACGGGGTCCCGGCCGGGGACGCGCTGCTGGCCGACGAGGTCGTCGTGCGACAGGGATAGCCGAAGGAGATCGAGAAAATGGCACGAGCCGGCAAGGAAGACCCGGAGCTGAACCTGCTCGTGGGCCAGCCCGACCGGCGGGTCGGGCGGCGCAGCTTCCTGCAGGTCGCCGGGCTGCTGGCCGCCGCCGGGGCGGCCGGCTACGCCGGCGGCACCGTGGCCGGATGGGGCGGCGACGACCCGTCGGCGGCGGCGGGCGCGGCCGACGGCCAGCCGGTCCCGGGCAACCGCGTCAACGAGCGGCTGCTCAACATCTACAACTGGTCGGACTACATCGACGACCGCACCATCCCGCTGTTCCAGGCCCAGAGCAACCTGCGGGTCAACTACGACGTCTTCTCCTCCAACGACGACCTGCTGAAGCGGATGAAGTCCGGGCCCACCAGCTACGACATCATCGTCCCGACCAACAACTTCGTCCCCACCTACCTGAACCTCGACCTGATCGAGCCGCTGCGCCAGGACCTGATCCCCAACCTGACCAACCTCGACCAGGAGTTCGTCGAGACCGACTACGACCCCGGCAACCGCTTCACCGTCCCCTGGCAGTGGGGCACCACCGGCATCGGCTTCAACCGCGCCAAGGCGGGCGAGCAGGTCGACTCCTGGGCGGCGGTGTTCGAGCCGGCGGCGGCCATGGGCGGCCACGTCACGCTGCTGCGCGAGCCGACCGACCTGATCGCCTGCGCCCTCATCCACCTGGGCCGCAGCCCCAACTCGATCGAGGACAAGGACCTGGCCGACGTGGTCAAGCTGGTCCGGTCGATCAAGCCGAAGCTGAAGGGCTTCACCACCGACACCTACATCGACGAGCTGGCCGCCAGCGAGACCTGGCTGGCCCAGGGCTGGAGCGGCGACGTCTTCCAGGCCCAGGACCAGAACCAGGACGTCAGCTACGCCATCCCCAAGGAGGGCTCGCTGCGGTTCGTCGACGTCAT is a genomic window containing:
- a CDS encoding spermidine/putrescine ABC transporter substrate-binding protein, whose product is MARAGKEDPELNLLVGQPDRRVGRRSFLQVAGLLAAAGAAGYAGGTVAGWGGDDPSAAAGAADGQPVPGNRVNERLLNIYNWSDYIDDRTIPLFQAQSNLRVNYDVFSSNDDLLKRMKSGPTSYDIIVPTNNFVPTYLNLDLIEPLRQDLIPNLTNLDQEFVETDYDPGNRFTVPWQWGTTGIGFNRAKAGEQVDSWAAVFEPAAAMGGHVTLLREPTDLIACALIHLGRSPNSIEDKDLADVVKLVRSIKPKLKGFTTDTYIDELAASETWLAQGWSGDVFQAQDQNQDVSYAIPKEGSLRFVDVMCVPKGAPHPANAARFMNYVLHPKVQARISKYVSYGTPVSLAKPLLPADQTADPSIYPPASTKLSILTLTGQKLDKWQAAYEQIVK